The following DNA comes from Leptospira stimsonii.
TTTTCGATGGACATCGCCCTTCCCATATACGTTTCGAGTTTTGTGGAACTGTTCGCAAGGGAATCGGATACTTTTGCGATTACTTCCTTTTTAGAAGTTTCAAACTCCGAGTTTTCGTTGCTGGTTTCCTGATCCAAGGTTCCGTTGAGTTGAAGCCTTTGCGCCGCGGTTTCCGTTTCCGATTGAATCGTTTCCACGAGAGAACGTGCGGCACGTTTGTATAGGATTTCTTCTAAGACGTTTCTCGCGGTCAAAACTTGTGTCGCAAAGACGTTGGAATACTTTTTGGAAACGTCTTCTTGACGTTTTAGAAAAAGACCCTGGTATCGGATCGGTCCGATTTTTTTTTCATACAAGGGACGAAAGATCATGGTGAGCGCTACCCAGTTTGTGATGTAACCAACGACGACGCCTTGGACGGGTAAGGTCCACCAATACGGAAAAAGATTCCAAGCAAGGGCTTGCAGAATTCCCATCGCACCACCGAGATACCAGCCGCAGTGTTCTATAAATTTGAATTCCTTCGCGCCGACTTCCTGAAAGATGTCGACGATTCGTTTAACGTTTGGTCCGGTAAGTTTGCGAAGAACGAGTGACTTAAAGTTGAATACACTTGAGACGTTCTCCTTTACTTGGAGCATGATGTTCTTAACCGTGTGTTCGTTTTTTTTCTGAACTTCGGCTATGATTTTCGATTCTTCTTCTCCTTCCAATCGGGTCCGAAGCGCCGGG
Coding sequences within:
- a CDS encoding DUF445 domain-containing protein is translated as MEFFAQNKELLGILMMPLTYGFVGWFTNVVALKMTFYPLEFVGIPPYLGWQGIVPKKSQKLALKSVNIMTERLIKVEDFFSKVDPDQLEKEFQPVLDQLIPEATREIIHHINPALRTRLEGEEESKIIAEVQKKNEHTVKNIMLQVKENVSSVFNFKSLVLRKLTGPNVKRIVDIFQEVGAKEFKFIEHCGWYLGGAMGILQALAWNLFPYWWTLPVQGVVVGYITNWVALTMIFRPLYEKKIGPIRYQGLFLKRQEDVSKKYSNVFATQVLTARNVLEEILYKRAARSLVETIQSETETAAQRLQLNGTLDQETSNENSEFETSKKEVIAKVSDSLANSSTKLETYMGRAMSIENNMFKRMKDLPPEEFEPILRSAFQEDEYVLILIGSVLGAIVGLFQGIYMLSVS